In the Flavobacterium pallidum genome, one interval contains:
- a CDS encoding DUF4286 family protein, translated as MIIYNVTLNLDETIHEQWLRWMQEKHITEVLATGKFTSARLIRVLVEEEMGGVTYAIQYTTDCRETLQRYYDEDAPRLREEGQRLFGDKMIAFRTELEVMSDHYSVE; from the coding sequence ATGATTATCTACAACGTAACATTAAACCTGGACGAAACGATTCACGAGCAATGGCTTCGCTGGATGCAGGAAAAACACATCACCGAAGTACTGGCTACCGGAAAATTCACATCCGCAAGGCTGATCAGGGTTTTAGTCGAGGAGGAAATGGGCGGCGTGACATACGCAATCCAGTACACCACCGACTGCCGCGAAACATTACAGCGTTATTATGACGAAGATGCGCCGAGGCTCCGCGAGGAAGGTCAGCGTCTTTTCGGTGACAAAATGATTGCGTTCCGCACTGAATTGGAAGTGATGAGCGATCATTATAGTGTGGAGTAA
- the rsmA gene encoding 16S rRNA (adenine(1518)-N(6)/adenine(1519)-N(6))-dimethyltransferase RsmA, with protein MDHVRAKKHLGQHFLKDESVAADIAAALSGAGYENVLEIGPGMGVLTKYLLQQPYTTYVIEIDTESVAYLNENYPKLHGKIIGEDFLKYNINKTFDGKPFAIIGNFPYNISTQIVFRALEFRDQIPEFAGMFQKEVAERICEKKGSKAYGILSVLAQAFYDAEYLFTVPEHVFNPPPKVKSGVLRLRRKADYALPCSEKLFFTVVKTAFQQRRKTLRNSLKTLNLSDSLREDTIFDLRPEQLSVEAFIALTQKIEADGI; from the coding sequence ATGGACCACGTAAGAGCAAAAAAACACCTCGGCCAGCATTTCCTCAAAGATGAAAGCGTAGCGGCTGATATTGCGGCAGCATTAAGCGGTGCCGGGTATGAAAATGTACTTGAAATAGGGCCGGGAATGGGCGTGCTTACAAAATACCTGCTGCAGCAGCCTTATACGACTTACGTCATCGAAATTGATACCGAATCCGTGGCATACCTGAATGAAAATTATCCGAAATTACACGGCAAAATCATCGGTGAGGATTTCCTGAAATACAACATCAACAAGACTTTCGACGGAAAACCTTTTGCCATTATCGGCAATTTCCCGTACAATATCTCTACGCAGATCGTGTTCCGTGCATTGGAATTCCGCGACCAGATTCCGGAGTTTGCCGGGATGTTCCAAAAGGAAGTCGCTGAGCGCATTTGTGAGAAAAAGGGAAGCAAAGCCTACGGGATCTTATCCGTTCTCGCACAGGCATTTTACGATGCCGAGTATTTATTTACAGTTCCGGAACATGTATTTAACCCACCGCCAAAAGTAAAATCAGGTGTGCTACGCCTCCGCAGAAAAGCAGATTACGCGCTTCCGTGCAGTGAAAAACTGTTTTTTACCGTCGTGAAAACCGCGTTCCAGCAGCGCCGCAAGACATTAAGAAATAGTTTAAAAACCTTAAATTTGTCGGATAGTTTGCGGGAAGATACTATCTTTGACCTCCGCCCGGAACAACTCTCCGTGGAAGCCTTTATCGCTTTGACACAAAAAATAGAAGCCGATGGAATTTAA
- the mgtE gene encoding magnesium transporter: MEFKISKELITQLEELIRSGDDHQLETLLNDLHHADIAEILDELDFDDATYIFKVLDSEKTAEILLEMEDDVRENILKRLSPKEIAEELDELETNDAADIIAELSKDRKEEVISELQDVEHAKDIVDLLRYNENTAGGIMHKELVKVNENWSVLTCVKEMRIQAENISRVHSIYVVDDEDRLKGRLSLKDLLITSTRQQINDIYIRKLNSVKVDTEDVEVARIMQKYDLEAIPVVDELGRLVGRITIDDIVDVIRDEAEKDYQLAAGITQDVEASDSVLELTKARLPWLLIGFFIELVASVVLDGNEKAFDQYKTLIIFVPLLSATAGNIGVQASAIVVQGLANGTLKEFSRKYLSKELSVAMISGTIISVLLLIYHSLVFQQYLVGFAISISMIVVILFAGTLGTMVPLFLHKNKIDPAIATGPFITTSNDVFGIILYFTIAKLILGL; the protein is encoded by the coding sequence ATGGAATTTAAAATCAGCAAGGAACTTATCACGCAGCTTGAGGAACTGATCCGGTCAGGAGACGACCATCAGCTCGAAACCTTGCTGAATGACCTGCACCACGCTGATATCGCTGAAATCCTTGACGAGCTTGATTTCGACGATGCCACTTACATCTTTAAAGTCCTCGATAGTGAAAAAACTGCTGAAATCCTCCTTGAGATGGAGGATGACGTGCGCGAAAATATCTTAAAAAGGCTTTCGCCAAAAGAGATCGCTGAAGAACTTGACGAACTCGAAACCAACGATGCCGCCGACATCATCGCGGAACTTTCCAAAGACCGTAAGGAAGAGGTGATTTCCGAACTCCAGGATGTTGAACACGCAAAGGACATTGTCGATTTATTACGTTATAACGAGAATACCGCCGGTGGAATCATGCACAAGGAATTGGTGAAAGTCAATGAGAACTGGAGTGTTTTGACTTGTGTAAAGGAAATGCGCATTCAGGCCGAGAATATTTCCCGCGTGCATTCTATTTATGTAGTGGATGACGAGGACCGACTCAAAGGGCGTTTGTCGCTGAAGGATTTATTGATCACTTCCACACGCCAGCAGATCAATGACATTTACATCCGCAAGCTCAATTCGGTGAAAGTCGATACCGAAGACGTCGAAGTCGCTCGGATCATGCAGAAATACGATTTGGAGGCCATTCCCGTTGTGGACGAACTGGGCAGGCTTGTTGGCCGCATCACCATTGATGATATCGTGGACGTCATCCGTGACGAAGCTGAGAAGGATTACCAACTTGCAGCGGGTATCACCCAGGACGTGGAGGCCAGTGACAGCGTTTTGGAACTTACCAAAGCAAGGCTTCCGTGGCTGCTGATCGGTTTTTTCATCGAACTCGTGGCCTCGGTAGTGTTGGATGGCAATGAAAAGGCATTTGACCAATATAAAACCCTGATCATATTTGTACCGCTGCTTTCCGCGACTGCTGGAAATATAGGCGTTCAGGCTTCCGCTATTGTGGTACAGGGCCTTGCAAACGGCACGTTGAAGGAATTCAGCCGTAAATACCTGAGTAAGGAATTGTCGGTAGCCATGATCTCGGGAACCATCATCTCCGTCCTGTTGCTCATTTACCATTCCCTGGTGTTTCAGCAATACCTCGTGGGTTTCGCCATTTCGATTTCCATGATCGTCGTGATCCTGTTTGCGGGAACGCTCGGGACCATGGTGCCTTTGTTTTTGCACAAGAACAAGATTGACCCGGCTATCGCGACAGGACCTTTTATCACGACGTCAAACGACGTTTTCGGGATAATTTTGTACTTTACCATCGCCAAACTTATTTTAGGGCTTTAA
- the proC gene encoding pyrroline-5-carboxylate reductase: MKVHIIGGGNLGVAIALGFSAFAPDVKLTITRRNTKSIEYLNDKGITVSGDNCHDIASADVILLTIKPYQAETVICEILPHISGKTVASAVSGLTLETLREFTGDHQPLVRIMPNIAAQFGASATCIAFDAKFKTQADEVINLFQKVGTAPVIDEKLMDAATVLGACGTAYALRYIRASMQAGIEIGFDSQTALAIASQTVKGAAQMLLEENVHPEQLIDRVTTPQGCTIVGLNEMEHEGFSSSLIKGIKTSLQKIKG; this comes from the coding sequence ATGAAAGTACACATCATCGGCGGGGGAAACCTTGGCGTCGCCATTGCGCTTGGATTTTCAGCATTTGCCCCGGACGTAAAACTTACCATAACCCGCAGGAATACGAAATCCATCGAATACCTTAACGACAAAGGCATTACGGTATCTGGTGATAATTGCCACGATATCGCCTCCGCAGATGTGATCCTGCTCACCATCAAACCTTACCAGGCCGAAACCGTAATCTGTGAAATTTTGCCGCACATTTCGGGAAAAACCGTGGCTTCTGCCGTCAGCGGATTGACTTTGGAAACGCTTCGGGAATTTACCGGAGACCACCAGCCTTTGGTCCGGATCATGCCTAATATAGCAGCACAATTCGGAGCTTCGGCCACCTGCATCGCTTTTGATGCAAAATTCAAAACGCAGGCCGATGAAGTGATCAACCTGTTTCAGAAAGTAGGTACGGCACCGGTAATCGATGAAAAACTGATGGATGCCGCCACGGTTCTCGGTGCTTGCGGAACCGCTTATGCGTTGCGCTACATCCGCGCGTCAATGCAGGCCGGGATTGAAATCGGGTTTGATTCGCAGACGGCACTCGCCATTGCATCGCAAACCGTAAAAGGTGCGGCGCAAATGTTGTTGGAAGAAAACGTGCATCCGGAACAATTGATTGACCGTGTTACAACTCCCCAGGGCTGCACCATCGTCGGGCTGAATGAAATGGAGCATGAGGGTTTCAGTTCTTCGTTAATTAAAGGGATTAAGACATCGCTCCAGAAAATCAAAGGATAG
- a CDS encoding anthrone oxygenase family protein, giving the protein MNLQNITLIPALLCTALISGLYYAYSCSVNPGLGRLPDAEYLSAMQSINRAIVNGLFFASFFGTLVFLGLTTFAHYNTQKFVWLLAAAVIYIIGSFGVTISGNVPLNDALDAFHISSASADEIRQMRMHFENPWNFYHRIRSIATFVSLIMVATACFLNNAHATEN; this is encoded by the coding sequence ATGAATCTACAAAACATCACGTTAATCCCGGCATTGCTTTGCACGGCGTTAATCTCCGGACTTTATTATGCGTATTCCTGTTCTGTAAATCCGGGATTGGGCCGGCTCCCGGATGCCGAATACCTGTCGGCTATGCAATCGATAAACCGTGCCATCGTGAATGGATTATTCTTTGCGAGTTTTTTCGGGACGCTGGTTTTTTTGGGATTAACCACTTTTGCGCATTATAATACCCAAAAATTTGTATGGCTTTTGGCTGCTGCCGTGATATACATTATAGGTTCTTTTGGTGTGACCATATCAGGAAATGTTCCTTTGAATGACGCTTTGGATGCGTTTCATATCAGTAGCGCTTCCGCAGATGAGATCCGGCAAATGAGGATGCATTTTGAAAATCCCTGGAATTTTTACCACCGCATCAGGAGTATCGCAACATTTGTATCATTGATAATGGTAGCCACTGCCTGTTTTCTAAATAACGCCCACGCGACTGAAAACTGA
- a CDS encoding c-type cytochrome yields MNKRMILAVLLISLSAKAQKTEKTGKEIFESRCAKCHGKDGTKGLWGATNLKGSQVGDNERIATISNGRRIMPSWKSRLTDKEIKRVADYVKTLKS; encoded by the coding sequence ATGAACAAACGAATGATTTTGGCTGTACTGCTGATCAGCCTTTCGGCAAAAGCCCAAAAAACGGAAAAGACCGGCAAGGAAATTTTTGAAAGCCGTTGCGCCAAATGCCACGGCAAAGACGGCACTAAAGGGCTTTGGGGCGCTACAAATCTCAAAGGGAGCCAGGTTGGTGATAACGAAAGGATTGCAACAATTTCCAACGGGCGACGCATCATGCCTTCCTGGAAAAGCCGCCTGACGGATAAAGAAATCAAACGCGTAGCCGACTATGTAAAAACACTGAAATCATGA
- a CDS encoding helix-turn-helix transcriptional regulator, which produces MNYQTFAPPAHLAPYVRFFWTLECEVPAGMPYVHRCMADGCPELLFHYKGKFDKLNGDNQVENCFSSGLQAQSRHFKRFIIKRDFGLFGVYLYPNALLELFHFAATDLTNGMPDLQTVLGIEADMLEEQMMLATDNKQRINIISRFLEMKVAKAKTVRPEITQTIRHIIASKGIHNVETLAGKQFLSLRQFERQFKTLSGFSPKLFTRIIRFQSAIAEAKNQSRSLTQIAYDCGYYDQSHFIHDFREFSGYHPKHYFSGKSEAPILY; this is translated from the coding sequence ATGAATTACCAAACCTTTGCGCCGCCTGCCCATCTTGCACCATACGTGCGGTTTTTCTGGACACTCGAGTGTGAGGTTCCTGCTGGAATGCCTTATGTGCATCGGTGCATGGCTGACGGCTGTCCTGAATTGCTATTTCATTATAAAGGTAAATTTGACAAACTTAACGGGGATAATCAGGTGGAAAATTGCTTCAGTTCCGGGCTTCAGGCGCAATCACGGCATTTTAAACGCTTTATCATCAAACGGGATTTCGGGTTGTTTGGCGTGTATTTATATCCAAATGCGCTGCTCGAATTATTCCATTTTGCCGCAACGGATTTGACGAATGGCATGCCGGATTTGCAGACTGTTTTAGGCATCGAAGCCGATATGCTCGAAGAGCAGATGATGCTTGCCACCGACAATAAACAGCGGATCAACATTATCTCCCGATTCCTTGAAATGAAGGTTGCCAAAGCAAAAACAGTACGCCCGGAAATTACACAAACCATACGCCACATCATTGCTTCAAAAGGCATTCACAACGTGGAAACCCTTGCAGGGAAACAATTTCTTTCGTTACGGCAGTTTGAACGGCAGTTTAAGACACTGTCGGGTTTCAGCCCGAAACTTTTTACAAGGATCATCCGCTTCCAGTCGGCCATTGCTGAAGCTAAAAACCAAAGCCGTTCGCTGACGCAGATTGCTTACGATTGCGGCTATTATGACCAATCGCATTTCATTCATGATTTCAGGGAATTTTCAGGATACCATCCGAAGCATTATTTTTCCGGTAAATCCGAAGCACCTATTTTATATTAA
- the lepA gene encoding translation elongation factor 4 yields the protein MKHIRNFCIIAHIDHGKSTLADRLLGATQTVTAREEKAQLLDNMDLERERGITIKSHAIQMEYTYKGEQYILNLIDTPGHVDFSYEVSRSIAACEGALLIVDAAQSIQAQTISNLYLALENDLEIIPVLNKVDLPSANPEEVSDDIIDLLGCKLEDIIHASGKTGFGVENILSAIIEKIPAPKGDPAEPLQALIFDSVYNPFRGIEVIFRVKNGEIKKGQKIKFMATGNEYFADEIGTLKLNQVPKQVISAGDVGYLISGIKEAKEVKVGDTLTDAKVPTTNMITGFEDVKPMVFAGIYPVDTEDYEELRNSMEKLQLNDASLVFSAESSAALGFGFRCGFLGMLHMEIIQERLEREFDMTVITTVPNVSYNAYTKKDPETPIIVNNPSDLPEPSRMDRVEEPYIKATIITKSDFVGNVMSLCIEKRGVITNQTYLTTERVELNFDMPLAEIVFDFYDRLKTVSKGYASFDYHPIGMRTSNLVKVDVLLNANPVDALSALIHADNAYHIGKKMTEKLKELIPRQQFDIPIQAAIGAKIIARETVKALRKDVTAKCYGGDISRKRKLLEKQKKGKKRMRQVGNVEIPQEAFMAVLKLND from the coding sequence ATGAAGCACATTAGGAATTTTTGTATCATCGCACACATTGACCACGGGAAAAGCACGCTGGCCGACCGACTTTTAGGTGCCACGCAAACCGTGACTGCGCGTGAAGAAAAGGCGCAGTTGCTAGACAACATGGATCTGGAGCGCGAGCGCGGGATTACGATCAAGAGCCACGCGATCCAGATGGAGTACACTTATAAAGGCGAGCAATACATCCTGAATTTGATCGACACGCCGGGGCACGTCGATTTTTCGTATGAGGTTTCTCGTTCGATTGCCGCTTGTGAAGGCGCACTTTTGATTGTGGATGCGGCACAAAGCATTCAGGCGCAGACGATTTCGAATTTATACCTGGCTTTGGAAAATGATCTTGAAATCATTCCCGTACTGAACAAAGTGGATTTGCCAAGCGCGAATCCGGAGGAAGTAAGTGACGATATTATTGACCTTTTGGGTTGCAAACTGGAAGACATTATCCATGCATCTGGTAAAACCGGTTTTGGCGTGGAAAACATCCTTTCGGCAATTATTGAAAAAATCCCAGCGCCCAAAGGCGATCCTGCAGAGCCATTGCAGGCTTTGATTTTTGACTCAGTTTATAATCCATTCCGTGGGATTGAGGTTATTTTCCGTGTGAAAAACGGTGAGATAAAAAAAGGCCAGAAAATTAAGTTCATGGCAACCGGCAATGAATATTTTGCGGATGAAATCGGGACTTTAAAACTAAACCAGGTGCCGAAGCAGGTCATATCTGCAGGCGATGTGGGTTACCTGATTTCCGGAATCAAGGAAGCCAAAGAAGTGAAAGTGGGTGATACCCTGACCGATGCCAAAGTCCCAACCACGAATATGATTACTGGTTTCGAGGATGTGAAACCGATGGTTTTCGCCGGAATTTACCCAGTGGATACAGAAGATTATGAAGAACTCCGCAACTCGATGGAAAAACTACAGCTGAATGATGCATCGCTGGTGTTTTCTGCAGAGAGTTCCGCGGCATTGGGCTTCGGTTTCCGTTGTGGATTCCTTGGGATGCTGCACATGGAAATCATCCAGGAAAGGCTCGAGCGCGAGTTCGACATGACGGTAATCACGACGGTTCCGAACGTATCTTATAATGCGTATACCAAAAAAGATCCCGAAACGCCGATTATCGTAAACAATCCTTCCGACCTTCCTGAACCTTCAAGGATGGATCGTGTAGAGGAACCTTATATTAAGGCGACCATCATTACCAAGTCTGATTTCGTTGGGAACGTGATGTCGTTGTGTATCGAAAAACGGGGTGTCATTACGAACCAGACTTATTTGACAACGGAGCGTGTCGAACTGAATTTCGACATGCCTTTGGCTGAAATCGTATTTGATTTCTACGACCGCTTGAAAACCGTTTCGAAAGGATATGCTTCGTTCGATTACCACCCGATCGGGATGCGTACTTCGAATTTGGTAAAAGTGGACGTTTTATTGAACGCAAATCCTGTTGATGCACTTTCTGCTTTGATCCACGCTGATAACGCGTACCACATCGGTAAGAAAATGACTGAAAAACTGAAGGAGTTAATTCCGCGCCAGCAATTCGACATTCCGATCCAGGCCGCAATCGGTGCAAAAATCATCGCGCGTGAAACCGTGAAAGCATTAAGAAAAGACGTGACCGCCAAATGTTACGGAGGGGATATTTCGCGTAAGCGTAAACTGCTTGAAAAACAGAAAAAAGGTAAAAAACGCATGCGCCAGGTAGGAAATGTGGAGATTCCGCAGGAAGCGTTTATGGCGGTTTTGAAATTGAATGATTAA
- a CDS encoding CDGSH iron-sulfur domain-containing protein, translating to MNKTKLTINSNGSVKVEGDFEIVDKDGNVYGLQGRTTLSICRCGLSANKPFCDGSHRNHFEHDAKAFDLPPMKS from the coding sequence ATGAATAAAACAAAATTAACCATCAACAGTAACGGTTCGGTAAAAGTGGAAGGCGATTTCGAAATTGTCGACAAAGACGGCAATGTATACGGCCTTCAGGGCAGGACAACACTAAGCATTTGCCGTTGTGGCTTGTCGGCGAACAAACCGTTTTGTGACGGATCGCACCGCAATCATTTTGAACATGATGCCAAAGCATTTGACCTGCCGCCGATGAAATCATAA
- a CDS encoding CYTH domain-containing protein — protein MIEIERKFLVISDEFKEQAFAKNHIAQGYLNSHPERTVRIRIKGEIGFLTIKGKGNESGTTRLEWETELSLMDAKPLLALCENGMIDKTRYEVNIGKHIFEVDEFHGENDGLLIAEIELRNENELFEKPDWLGKEVTGDEKYYNAYLSKNPYAEWKNKH, from the coding sequence ATGATAGAAATTGAACGCAAATTTCTCGTTATTTCTGATGAATTTAAGGAGCAGGCTTTCGCCAAAAACCATATTGCGCAAGGCTACCTGAATTCGCATCCGGAACGCACCGTCAGGATCCGGATTAAGGGCGAAATCGGTTTTCTGACAATCAAGGGGAAAGGAAATGAAAGCGGCACGACACGGCTGGAATGGGAAACCGAATTGTCACTGATGGATGCCAAACCACTTTTGGCACTGTGTGAAAATGGCATGATCGACAAGACAAGGTATGAAGTCAACATCGGCAAACACATTTTTGAAGTGGATGAATTCCACGGCGAAAACGACGGTTTGCTTATTGCGGAAATTGAACTCCGCAACGAAAATGAGCTTTTCGAAAAACCGGATTGGCTCGGAAAAGAAGTGACCGGAGATGAAAAATATTACAATGCTTACTTAAGCAAAAACCCTTATGCCGAATGGAAAAATAAACACTAA
- the dinB gene encoding DNA polymerase IV: protein MDDFNRDRKIIHVDMDAFYASVEQMDNPELRGKPVAVGGSETRGVVSAASYEARKFGVRSALSGALAKKYCPEIIFVRPRFDRYKEISQKIRKIFLDYTDLVEPLSLDEAYLDVTQNKKGNPSATLIAQEIRRRIYEETGLTASAGISINKFIAKVASDYNKPNGQKTVTPDEVILFLEALPIGKFYGVGKVTRDKMYQLGIFTGLDLKQKSVEFLEKNFGKSGVYYYHIVRGIHNSEVKPERVAKSVATEHTFNENLTSEIFMEEKLQTIAGELERRLKRYNIAGKTVTLKIKYSDFTLQTRSKTLPYFISDKSLLYDTAKELLYQERMKDSVRLLGISLNNLNTEVKKTVVVQLRFDF, encoded by the coding sequence ATGGATGATTTCAACCGGGACCGCAAGATTATTCACGTCGATATGGATGCGTTTTATGCATCGGTCGAGCAGATGGACAATCCTGAGTTACGCGGAAAACCAGTAGCTGTAGGCGGAAGCGAGACACGTGGAGTAGTGTCGGCGGCAAGTTATGAAGCGCGGAAATTCGGCGTGCGAAGTGCCTTAAGCGGCGCATTGGCAAAAAAATATTGTCCTGAAATCATTTTTGTACGCCCGAGATTTGACCGGTATAAGGAGATTTCGCAGAAAATCCGAAAAATTTTCCTCGATTACACGGATTTGGTCGAGCCGTTATCATTAGATGAAGCCTATCTCGACGTGACACAAAACAAGAAAGGGAATCCGAGTGCGACGCTGATTGCGCAGGAAATCCGCCGCAGGATTTATGAAGAAACAGGACTGACGGCTTCTGCCGGAATTTCAATCAATAAATTCATTGCCAAGGTCGCTTCGGATTATAACAAGCCAAACGGGCAGAAAACCGTAACGCCTGATGAGGTGATTCTTTTTTTAGAAGCACTGCCTATCGGTAAGTTCTACGGTGTTGGAAAAGTGACCCGTGATAAAATGTACCAGCTTGGGATTTTTACCGGATTGGACCTGAAACAGAAATCGGTGGAATTCCTTGAAAAGAATTTCGGGAAATCGGGCGTGTATTATTATCACATCGTACGAGGCATCCACAACAGTGAAGTGAAGCCGGAACGCGTGGCAAAATCTGTCGCTACGGAACATACTTTCAATGAAAACCTGACTTCCGAGATTTTTATGGAAGAGAAGCTGCAGACCATTGCAGGCGAATTGGAGCGCCGCCTCAAACGCTATAACATTGCAGGAAAAACCGTCACGTTGAAAATAAAATACAGCGATTTTACGTTGCAAACCAGAAGTAAGACGCTTCCTTATTTTATTTCAGATAAATCATTATTGTATGATACCGCAAAAGAATTGCTTTACCAGGAGCGCATGAAAGATTCCGTAAGGCTGCTCGGTATCTCACTAAACAACCTGAACACGGAAGTGAAAAAAACCGTTGTCGTACAACTAAGGTTTGATTTCTAA
- a CDS encoding PAS domain-containing protein has protein sequence MKELKVYDESVARFGESQKSAKGLLLSWDIFSVHLQKIYGNTSDVKQLESLAKQNRWDFDLKNVRGITYDTVIVVTDPDIKIVFSTTNIAAMTGYEPSEMMGQSPKMLQGKSTSKSVARTIRKAINNQQPFEATVVNYRKDGTPYDCVITSFPIFDSKGRLSNFIAFENAA, from the coding sequence ATGAAAGAACTTAAGGTATATGACGAAAGTGTTGCCCGTTTCGGTGAAAGCCAGAAATCGGCAAAAGGACTGTTGCTCAGCTGGGACATTTTTTCGGTTCACCTTCAAAAGATCTATGGAAATACTTCCGACGTAAAGCAATTGGAAAGCCTGGCGAAACAAAACCGTTGGGATTTTGATTTGAAGAATGTCCGCGGAATTACCTATGACACCGTCATTGTAGTCACCGACCCGGATATAAAAATTGTGTTCTCCACTACAAATATCGCCGCCATGACCGGTTATGAGCCTTCGGAAATGATGGGGCAGAGCCCGAAAATGCTACAGGGCAAATCGACTTCAAAATCCGTGGCCAGGACCATACGTAAAGCGATCAACAACCAGCAGCCATTTGAAGCAACAGTTGTCAATTACAGAAAAGACGGCACACCTTATGACTGCGTCATCACGAGTTTTCCCATATTCGATTCCAAGGGAAGGCTTTCGAATTTTATCGCATTTGAGAACGCGGCCTGA
- a CDS encoding aldo/keto reductase, which produces MNYTFLPGTNIKVSTLCLGTMTFGRQNTEPEGHQQIEMALEHGINFIDTAEMYPVPALEKNYGSTENIIGSWIKNTGKRNEIVLATKIAGANRGLPYIREDLRYTPQTVRESVEKSLRRLQTDYIDLYQLHWPERKSNMFGQLGFSITDDAWEDNTQIVVETMSALIAEGKIRHFGISNETPWGLMRFLEEGKKHRLTKTITVQNPYSLVNRSLETGLSEVLFRENVGLLAYSPLGFGILTGKYGQRQNHPEARLNQFPNFTRYNSEEARKAAASYVDLAKQNGVSPSQMALAFVQAQPFVSSTIIGATSLAQLKENIGSIHVIITPEILSGIEKIHRKFPNPAP; this is translated from the coding sequence ATGAATTACACTTTTTTACCGGGAACCAATATAAAAGTCAGTACGCTATGCCTGGGAACGATGACTTTCGGCAGGCAAAATACCGAGCCTGAAGGGCACCAGCAGATTGAAATGGCGCTGGAACACGGCATTAATTTTATAGATACTGCTGAAATGTATCCGGTGCCGGCGCTCGAAAAAAATTATGGTTCGACCGAAAACATCATCGGTTCCTGGATAAAAAATACGGGAAAAAGAAATGAAATTGTTTTGGCTACAAAAATCGCCGGTGCAAATCGCGGGCTGCCCTACATCCGTGAAGACTTGAGATATACTCCTCAAACGGTAAGGGAATCTGTCGAGAAAAGCCTCAGGCGGCTGCAAACAGATTACATTGATTTGTACCAATTGCACTGGCCGGAACGAAAATCCAATATGTTCGGGCAATTGGGATTTTCGATAACAGATGATGCATGGGAAGACAATACCCAGATCGTTGTTGAAACGATGTCGGCGTTAATTGCTGAAGGGAAGATCAGGCATTTCGGGATTTCAAATGAAACGCCGTGGGGATTGATGCGTTTTCTCGAGGAAGGTAAAAAGCACCGTTTGACTAAAACTATTACAGTTCAAAACCCGTATTCACTCGTCAACCGATCTTTGGAAACCGGATTGTCCGAAGTACTGTTCAGGGAGAATGTCGGGTTGCTGGCTTATTCTCCGCTTGGTTTCGGAATATTGACAGGGAAATACGGGCAAAGGCAAAACCATCCTGAGGCACGATTGAACCAGTTCCCGAATTTCACGAGGTATAACAGTGAAGAAGCACGTAAAGCTGCAGCCTCATATGTTGATCTTGCAAAGCAAAACGGAGTAAGTCCGTCGCAAATGGCTTTGGCGTTTGTACAGGCTCAGCCTTTTGTCAGCAGCACAATTATTGGTGCGACTTCATTGGCACAATTAAAAGAAAATATCGGTTCAATCCATGTGATAATCACTCCTGAAATACTGTCCGGAATTGAAAAAATCCACAGGAAATTTCCAAATCCCGCACCCTGA